Proteins from a single region of Sesamum indicum cultivar Zhongzhi No. 13 linkage group LG5, S_indicum_v1.0, whole genome shotgun sequence:
- the LOC105161419 gene encoding protein MODIFIER OF SNC1 11 isoform X2, which translates to MAAATASKMENPNEHSDLNPAPATAEDASSTQPQASSVGGSDEMKSKSAVIAGSADDGGAVSDIEKKMKRAERFGMPLQLSEEEKRNSRAERFGTVSAVSGLDSSKPSEELKRKARAERFGIAQPDPSDEEAKKKARLARFGSFSKTDALEEDKKKARAIRFSQPDSSPKANGEGNIENTAIAYKAGGGT; encoded by the exons ATGGCAGCGGCGACAGCTTCTAAAATGGAAAACCCTAACGAGCATTCGGATCTCAATCCGGCGCCTGCCACCGCCGAAGATGCCTCCTCAACTCAGCCACAGGCATCTTCCGTTGGAGGCAGCGACGAAATGAAGAGTAAATCGGCGGTGATAGCCGGCAGTGCTGACGACGGCGGTGCTGTTAGTGATATtgagaagaagatgaagcGTGCCGAGCGGTTTGGAATGCCACTGCAGTTGTCCGAGGAGGAGAAGCGCAATTCTCGAGCTGAGAG GTTCGGCACTGTTTCTGCTGTCAGTGGATTAGATTCTTCCAAGCCATCAGAGGAGTTGAAGAGGAAGGCTAGAGCTGAGAG GTTCGGGATTGCGCAGCCTGACCCATCTGACGAGGAAGCAAAGAAGAAGGCTAGACTTGCTAGGTTTGGTTCTTTCTCCAAAACTGATGCACTGGAGGAAGATAAAAAGAAGGCGAGGGCAATCAG GTTTTCACAGCCGGATTCTAGTCCAAAGGCAAATGGGGAAGGGAATATAGAG AATACAGCGATTGCTTATAAGGCTGGTGGAGGAACCTAA
- the LOC105161417 gene encoding TBC1 domain family member 9B isoform X1: protein MLLSLLSKRSLYDESRDTYGFTVRPQHIHRYREYAHIYKEEEEERLQKWKSFLEQQAEPTSEDIIKPVVSEDTKQPSDPAQTVSGESDDSTEPSSPGSEVTEKKTELAEEVSEEADDSSEKKTEPVEKVSEEADDSSQKRPVSDTREESVPSKETPTTQHARPRVVQTWAEINPSLNYIDHMMSVRVKKRKNMTDEKIIHMHNDLPSIDEARLSGEESDNEDKDVFCDKEIIDDSANASARESSASDKISRQPFFPWKQELEFLVQGGVPKDLRGEVWQAFVGVRTRRVERYYQDLLAIESDASDGKEDDKLLSGENKMQHEGTGYDLPEKLKKQIEKDLPRTFPGHPALNENGRNSLRRVLWAYARHNPSVGYCQAMNFFAGLLLLMMPEENAFWTLVGIIDDYFEGYFSQEMIESQVDQLVFEDLMRERFPKLVNHLDYLGVEVAWISGPWFLSIFVNMLPWESVLRVWDVLLFEGNRVMLFRTALALMDLYGPAIVTTKDAGDAITLLQTLTGSTFDSSQLVLTACMGFLTITEDRLQELREQHRPAIVATVEERAKGGRVFKDPKGLATKLYSFKHNPESIVKENKNEAGPGDKVDAGEISGLDSDGANLDEFLKGITIDSEVDSLPDLQEQVVWLKVELCRLLAEKRSAVLRAEELEAALMEMVTEDNRRELSARVEQLEQEVVELRQALADKKDGENAMLQVLIKVEQEQKETEDARLFAEQDAAAQRQAVQVLQEKYNKAMASLAEMEKRAVMAESMLEATLNYESGQTKAASSPRYGRIESPREASTKKTGILPFGISWRDRKGKDGDTDPGTNDRQE, encoded by the exons ATGTTGTTGTCCTTGTTGAGCAAGCGTTCATTGTATGATGAGTCCAG GGATACTTATGGATTTACTGTGAGACCTCAACATATTCATAGATATCGTGAGTACGCCCATATCTACAAG gaagaagaagaagagagattGCAGAAATGGAAGAGCTTTCTTGAGCAGCAAGCAGAGCCGACTAGTGAAGACATTATTAAACCTGTTGTTTCTGAGGATACCAAGCAGCCAAGTGATCCTGCGCAGACAGTGAGTGGAGAAAGCGATGATTCAACTGAACCAAGCTCGCCAGGTTCTGAAGTCACAGAAAAGAAGACCGAGCTTGCTGAAGAGGTGAGTGAAGAGGCGGATGATTCAAGTGAAAAGAAAACTGAGCCTGTGGAAAAGGTGAGTGAAGAAGCGGATGATTCAAGTCAAAAGAGGCCGGTTTCTGACACTCGGGAGGAAAGTGTTCCGTCGAAGGAAACTCCAACTACCCAACATGCAAGGCCACGTGTGGTGCAGACATGGGCTGAAATTAACCCCTCTCTAAACTATATTGACCATATGATGAGTGTACGTGttaagaagagaaaaaacatGACGGATGAAAAGATAATACATATGCACAATGACCTTCCATCAATTGATGAGGCAAGACTCTCAGGAGAAGAATCCGACAATGAGGACAAGGATGTCTTCTGTGACAAAGAGATAATTGATGATAGTGCAAATGCTTCTGCTAGAGAAAGTAGTGCCAGTGATAAAATATCCCGGCAACCTTTTTTCCCTTGGAAACAAGAACTAGAGTTTCTTGTTCAAGGAGGAGTGCCTAAAGATCTTAGAGGAGAG GTATGGCAAGCTTTTGTTGGTGTGAGGACCCGCCGAGTGGAAAGATATTACCAGGATTTGCTGGCTATAGAAAGTGATGCCAGCGACGGAAAAGAGgatgataaattattgtcaGGAGAGAATAAGATGCAACATGAAGGGACGGGATATGATTTGCcagaaaagttgaaaaagcAGATTGAGAAG GATCTGCCTCGAACATTTCCTGGGCACCCTGCACTAAACGAAAATGGAAGAAATTCACTAAGGCGTGTACTCTGGGCATATGCACGGCATAACCCCTCTGTTGGATATTGCCAG gcaatgaatttttttgctGGCTTATTACTTTTGATGATGCCAGAGGAAAATGCATTTTG GACATTGGTGGGTATAATCGATGACTATTTTGAGGGTTATTTCTCACAAGAAATGATAGAATCCCAG GTTGACCAGCTTGTTTTTGAGGACTTGATGCGTGAAAGGTTTCCTAAACTGG TGAATCATCTTGATTACTTGGGAGTAGAGGTGGCATGGATATCTGGGCCCTGGTTCCTTTCGATCTTTGTAAATATGCTTCCATGGGAAAGTG TTCTTCGTGTGTGGGATGTGCTTCTGTTTGAAGGGAACCGTGTAATGCTCTTTAGAACTGCACTTGCTTTGATGGATTTATATG GACCTGCTATAGTAACAACAAAGGATGCTGGAGATGCTATAACATTATTGCAAACGCTCACTGGTTCCACATTTGATAGCAGCCAACTTGTCTTGACTGCTTGCATGGGTTTCCTGACCATAACTGAAGATCGATTGCAAGAACTAAGGGAACAGCATAGGCCAGCTATAGTTGCAACAGTCGAGGAAAGAGCAAAAGGAGGTCGAGTTTTTAAAGACCCTAAAGGTCTTGCAACTAAGCTATACAGTTTCAAGCATAATCCTGAATCAatagtaaaagaaaacaagaacgAAGCTGGGCCAGGTGATAAGGTAGATGCGGGTGAAATATCCGGTCTAGATTCTGATGGTGCCAACTTGGATGAATTTCTGAAGGGCATAACTATTGATTCTGAAGTAGACTCTCTTCCAGATCTTCAGGAACAG GTGGTTTGGTTAAAGGTTGAGCTGTGTAGGTTGCTGGCCGAAAAGAGATCTGCTGTGCTCAG GGCCGAAGAATTAGAAGCTGCACTGATGGAGATGGTCACGGAAGATAATAGAAGAGAACTGAGCGCAAGG GTCGAGCAGTTGGAGCAAGAGGTTGTGGAACTCCGTCAGGCTCTGGCTGATAAGAAAGACGGGGAGAATGCAATGCTTCAG GTTTTGATCAAAGTGGAGCAAGAACAGAAGGAAACTGAAGATGCTCGACTCTTTGCAGAACAAGATGCTGCTGCTCAGAGACAGGCGGTGCAAGTTCTTCAG GAAAAGTATAACAAGGCCATGGCTTCCCTGGCTGAGATGGAGAAGCGGGCTGTTATGGCCGAATCAATGTTGGAAGCGACATTGAACTATGAATCTGGGCAAACTAAAGCAGCATCTTCCCCAAG GTATGGGCGTATAGAATCACCACGGGAGGCATCAACAAAGAAGACGGGTATACTTCCATTTGGCATCTCTTGGCGAGACCGCAAG GGAAAAGATGGCGATACGGATCCTGGTACTAATGACCGTCAAGAATAG
- the LOC105161416 gene encoding adenylate kinase codes for MAAVTRLFRSSSSSSSALFYIRRSLSTSAATELKSQTCPPRIDPKGRNVQWVFLGCPGVGKGTYASRLSALLGVPHIATGDLVREELSSSGPLSKQLADIVNQGKLVSDEIIINLLSKRLEMGEAKGESGFILDGFPRTVRQAEILDEVTDIELVVNLKLPENVLLEKCLGRRICSQCGKNFNLASINVKGENGNPDISMAPLLPPSQCASKLITRSDDTETIIRERLRVYNEKSQPVEDFYRGQGKLLEFDLPGGIPESWPKLLEALNLDENDDKQAATA; via the exons ATGGCGGCTGTGACCCGCCTCTTCAGATCTTCTTCGTCGTCCTCCTCCGCCCTGTTTTACATCCGGAGGTCTCTGTCCACGTCGGCCGCCACCGAATTAAAATCCCAAACCTGCCCACCCCGCATAGATCCTAAGGGCAGGAATGTCCAGTGGGTATTTTTGGGATGCCCTGGTGTAGGAAAAGGTACGTACGCGAGTCGCCTCTCTGCTCTCCTCGGCGTTCCACACATCGCCACCGGCGATCTCGTTCGCGAAGAGCTCTCGTCGTCTGGTCCTTTATCAAAGCAA CTTGCGGACATCGTGAACCAAGGGAAATTGGTGTCGgatgagataattataaatttattgtcaaaGAGGCTTGAGATGGGAGAAGCCAAAGGAGAATCAGGATTCATACTTGATGGGTTTCCCCGCACAGTACGACAAGCA GAAATATTGGATGAAGTCACAGACATTGAGCTGGTGGTAAACCTCAAGCTCCCAGAAAATGTACTACTAGAGAAGTGCCTTGGAAGAAGGATTTGCAGCCAATGTGGGAAGAACTTTAATCTGGCATCGATCAATGTCAAGGGTGAAAATGGGAATCCTGACATAAGTATGGCCCCTCTTCTACCTCCTTCTCAGTGTGCTTCCAAGCTCATTACTCGCTCAGATGATACTGAGACTATTATAAGAGAAAGACTTCGTGTTTACAATGAAAAG AGTCAGCCGGTGGAGGATTTTTATCGCGGCCAAGGGAAATTGCTGGAATTTGATTTGCCTGGAGGCATCCCAGAGTCCTGGCCGAAGTTGCTAGAAGCACTGAACCTTGATGAGAATGATGATAAACAGGCTGCCACAGCATAG
- the LOC105161417 gene encoding ecotropic viral integration site 5 protein homolog isoform X3, with amino-acid sequence MLLSLLSKRSLYDESRDTYGFTVRPQHIHRYREYAHIYKEEEEERLQKWKSFLEQQAEPTSEDIIKPVVSEDTKQPSDPAQTVSGESDDSTEPSSPGSEVTEKKTELAEEVSEEADDSSEKKTEPVEKVSEEADDSSQKRPVSDTREESVPSKETPTTQHARPRVVQTWAEINPSLNYIDHMMSVRVKKRKNMTDEKIIHMHNDLPSIDEARLSGEESDNEDKDVFCDKEIIDDSANASARESSASDKISRQPFFPWKQELEFLVQGGVPKDLRGEVWQAFVGVRTRRVERYYQDLLAIESDASDGKEDDKLLSGENKMQHEGTGYDLPEKLKKQIEKDLPRTFPGHPALNENGRNSLRRVLWAYARHNPSVGYCQAMNFFAGLLLLMMPEENAFWTLVGIIDDYFEGYFSQEMIESQVDQLVFEDLMRERFPKLVNHLDYLGVEVAWISGPWFLSIFVNMLPWESVLRVWDVLLFEGNRVMLFRTALALMDLYGPAIVTTKDAGDAITLLQTLTGSTFDSSQLVLTACMGFLTITEDRLQELREQHRPAIVATVEERAKGGRVFKDPKGLATKLYSFKHNPESIVKENKNEAGPGDKVDAGEISGLDSDGANLDEFLKGITIDSEVDSLPDLQEQVVWLKVELCRLLAEKRSAVLS; translated from the exons ATGTTGTTGTCCTTGTTGAGCAAGCGTTCATTGTATGATGAGTCCAG GGATACTTATGGATTTACTGTGAGACCTCAACATATTCATAGATATCGTGAGTACGCCCATATCTACAAG gaagaagaagaagagagattGCAGAAATGGAAGAGCTTTCTTGAGCAGCAAGCAGAGCCGACTAGTGAAGACATTATTAAACCTGTTGTTTCTGAGGATACCAAGCAGCCAAGTGATCCTGCGCAGACAGTGAGTGGAGAAAGCGATGATTCAACTGAACCAAGCTCGCCAGGTTCTGAAGTCACAGAAAAGAAGACCGAGCTTGCTGAAGAGGTGAGTGAAGAGGCGGATGATTCAAGTGAAAAGAAAACTGAGCCTGTGGAAAAGGTGAGTGAAGAAGCGGATGATTCAAGTCAAAAGAGGCCGGTTTCTGACACTCGGGAGGAAAGTGTTCCGTCGAAGGAAACTCCAACTACCCAACATGCAAGGCCACGTGTGGTGCAGACATGGGCTGAAATTAACCCCTCTCTAAACTATATTGACCATATGATGAGTGTACGTGttaagaagagaaaaaacatGACGGATGAAAAGATAATACATATGCACAATGACCTTCCATCAATTGATGAGGCAAGACTCTCAGGAGAAGAATCCGACAATGAGGACAAGGATGTCTTCTGTGACAAAGAGATAATTGATGATAGTGCAAATGCTTCTGCTAGAGAAAGTAGTGCCAGTGATAAAATATCCCGGCAACCTTTTTTCCCTTGGAAACAAGAACTAGAGTTTCTTGTTCAAGGAGGAGTGCCTAAAGATCTTAGAGGAGAG GTATGGCAAGCTTTTGTTGGTGTGAGGACCCGCCGAGTGGAAAGATATTACCAGGATTTGCTGGCTATAGAAAGTGATGCCAGCGACGGAAAAGAGgatgataaattattgtcaGGAGAGAATAAGATGCAACATGAAGGGACGGGATATGATTTGCcagaaaagttgaaaaagcAGATTGAGAAG GATCTGCCTCGAACATTTCCTGGGCACCCTGCACTAAACGAAAATGGAAGAAATTCACTAAGGCGTGTACTCTGGGCATATGCACGGCATAACCCCTCTGTTGGATATTGCCAG gcaatgaatttttttgctGGCTTATTACTTTTGATGATGCCAGAGGAAAATGCATTTTG GACATTGGTGGGTATAATCGATGACTATTTTGAGGGTTATTTCTCACAAGAAATGATAGAATCCCAG GTTGACCAGCTTGTTTTTGAGGACTTGATGCGTGAAAGGTTTCCTAAACTGG TGAATCATCTTGATTACTTGGGAGTAGAGGTGGCATGGATATCTGGGCCCTGGTTCCTTTCGATCTTTGTAAATATGCTTCCATGGGAAAGTG TTCTTCGTGTGTGGGATGTGCTTCTGTTTGAAGGGAACCGTGTAATGCTCTTTAGAACTGCACTTGCTTTGATGGATTTATATG GACCTGCTATAGTAACAACAAAGGATGCTGGAGATGCTATAACATTATTGCAAACGCTCACTGGTTCCACATTTGATAGCAGCCAACTTGTCTTGACTGCTTGCATGGGTTTCCTGACCATAACTGAAGATCGATTGCAAGAACTAAGGGAACAGCATAGGCCAGCTATAGTTGCAACAGTCGAGGAAAGAGCAAAAGGAGGTCGAGTTTTTAAAGACCCTAAAGGTCTTGCAACTAAGCTATACAGTTTCAAGCATAATCCTGAATCAatagtaaaagaaaacaagaacgAAGCTGGGCCAGGTGATAAGGTAGATGCGGGTGAAATATCCGGTCTAGATTCTGATGGTGCCAACTTGGATGAATTTCTGAAGGGCATAACTATTGATTCTGAAGTAGACTCTCTTCCAGATCTTCAGGAACAG GTGGTTTGGTTAAAGGTTGAGCTGTGTAGGTTGCTGGCCGAAAAGAGATCTGCTGTGCTCAG TTAG
- the LOC105161419 gene encoding protein MODIFIER OF SNC1 11 isoform X1, with amino-acid sequence MAAATASKMENPNEHSDLNPAPATAEDASSTQPQASSVGGSDEMKSKSAVIAGSADDGGAVSDIEKKMKRAERFGMPLQLSEEEKRNSRAERFGTVSAVSGLDSSKPSEELKRKARAERFGIAQPDPSDEEAKKKARLARFGSFSKTDALEEDKKKARAIRFSQPDSSPKANGEGNIEVNTAIAYKAGGGT; translated from the exons ATGGCAGCGGCGACAGCTTCTAAAATGGAAAACCCTAACGAGCATTCGGATCTCAATCCGGCGCCTGCCACCGCCGAAGATGCCTCCTCAACTCAGCCACAGGCATCTTCCGTTGGAGGCAGCGACGAAATGAAGAGTAAATCGGCGGTGATAGCCGGCAGTGCTGACGACGGCGGTGCTGTTAGTGATATtgagaagaagatgaagcGTGCCGAGCGGTTTGGAATGCCACTGCAGTTGTCCGAGGAGGAGAAGCGCAATTCTCGAGCTGAGAG GTTCGGCACTGTTTCTGCTGTCAGTGGATTAGATTCTTCCAAGCCATCAGAGGAGTTGAAGAGGAAGGCTAGAGCTGAGAG GTTCGGGATTGCGCAGCCTGACCCATCTGACGAGGAAGCAAAGAAGAAGGCTAGACTTGCTAGGTTTGGTTCTTTCTCCAAAACTGATGCACTGGAGGAAGATAAAAAGAAGGCGAGGGCAATCAG GTTTTCACAGCCGGATTCTAGTCCAAAGGCAAATGGGGAAGGGAATATAGAGGTG AATACAGCGATTGCTTATAAGGCTGGTGGAGGAACCTAA
- the LOC105161417 gene encoding TBC1 domain family member 9B isoform X2, producing MLLSLLSKRSLYDESRDTYGFTVRPQHIHRYREYAHIYKEEEEERLQKWKSFLEQQAEPTSEDIIKPVVSEDTKQPSDPAQTVSGESDDSTEPSSPGSEVTEKKTELAEEVSEEADDSSEKKTEPVEKVSEEADDSSQKRPVSDTREESVPSKETPTTQHARPRVVQTWAEINPSLNYIDHMMSVRVKKRKNMTDEKIIHMHNDLPSIDEARLSGEESDNEDKDVFCDKEIIDDSANASARESSASDKISRQPFFPWKQELEFLVQGGVPKDLRGEVWQAFVGVRTRRVERYYQDLLAIESDASDGKEDDKLLSGENKMQHEGTGYDLPEKLKKQIEKDLPRTFPGHPALNENGRNSLRRVLWAYARHNPSVGYCQAMNFFAGLLLLMMPEENAFWTLVGIIDDYFEGYFSQEMIESQVDQLVFEDLMRERFPKLVNHLDYLGVEVAWISGPWFLSIFVNMLPWESVLRVWDVLLFEGNRVMLFRTALALMDLYGPAIVTTKDAGDAITLLQTLTGSTFDSSQLVLTACMGFLTITEDRLQELREQHRPAIVATVEERAKGGRVFKDPKGLATKLYSFKHNPESIVKENKNEAGPGDKVDAGEISGLDSDGANLDEFLKGITIDSEVDSLPDLQEQVVWLKVELCRLLAEKRSAVLRAEELEAALMEMVTEDNRRELSARVEQLEQEVVELRQALADKKDGENAMLQVLIKVEQEQKETEDARLFAEQDAAAQRQAVQVLQEKYNKAMASLAEMEKRAVMAESMLEATLNYESGQTKAASSPR from the exons ATGTTGTTGTCCTTGTTGAGCAAGCGTTCATTGTATGATGAGTCCAG GGATACTTATGGATTTACTGTGAGACCTCAACATATTCATAGATATCGTGAGTACGCCCATATCTACAAG gaagaagaagaagagagattGCAGAAATGGAAGAGCTTTCTTGAGCAGCAAGCAGAGCCGACTAGTGAAGACATTATTAAACCTGTTGTTTCTGAGGATACCAAGCAGCCAAGTGATCCTGCGCAGACAGTGAGTGGAGAAAGCGATGATTCAACTGAACCAAGCTCGCCAGGTTCTGAAGTCACAGAAAAGAAGACCGAGCTTGCTGAAGAGGTGAGTGAAGAGGCGGATGATTCAAGTGAAAAGAAAACTGAGCCTGTGGAAAAGGTGAGTGAAGAAGCGGATGATTCAAGTCAAAAGAGGCCGGTTTCTGACACTCGGGAGGAAAGTGTTCCGTCGAAGGAAACTCCAACTACCCAACATGCAAGGCCACGTGTGGTGCAGACATGGGCTGAAATTAACCCCTCTCTAAACTATATTGACCATATGATGAGTGTACGTGttaagaagagaaaaaacatGACGGATGAAAAGATAATACATATGCACAATGACCTTCCATCAATTGATGAGGCAAGACTCTCAGGAGAAGAATCCGACAATGAGGACAAGGATGTCTTCTGTGACAAAGAGATAATTGATGATAGTGCAAATGCTTCTGCTAGAGAAAGTAGTGCCAGTGATAAAATATCCCGGCAACCTTTTTTCCCTTGGAAACAAGAACTAGAGTTTCTTGTTCAAGGAGGAGTGCCTAAAGATCTTAGAGGAGAG GTATGGCAAGCTTTTGTTGGTGTGAGGACCCGCCGAGTGGAAAGATATTACCAGGATTTGCTGGCTATAGAAAGTGATGCCAGCGACGGAAAAGAGgatgataaattattgtcaGGAGAGAATAAGATGCAACATGAAGGGACGGGATATGATTTGCcagaaaagttgaaaaagcAGATTGAGAAG GATCTGCCTCGAACATTTCCTGGGCACCCTGCACTAAACGAAAATGGAAGAAATTCACTAAGGCGTGTACTCTGGGCATATGCACGGCATAACCCCTCTGTTGGATATTGCCAG gcaatgaatttttttgctGGCTTATTACTTTTGATGATGCCAGAGGAAAATGCATTTTG GACATTGGTGGGTATAATCGATGACTATTTTGAGGGTTATTTCTCACAAGAAATGATAGAATCCCAG GTTGACCAGCTTGTTTTTGAGGACTTGATGCGTGAAAGGTTTCCTAAACTGG TGAATCATCTTGATTACTTGGGAGTAGAGGTGGCATGGATATCTGGGCCCTGGTTCCTTTCGATCTTTGTAAATATGCTTCCATGGGAAAGTG TTCTTCGTGTGTGGGATGTGCTTCTGTTTGAAGGGAACCGTGTAATGCTCTTTAGAACTGCACTTGCTTTGATGGATTTATATG GACCTGCTATAGTAACAACAAAGGATGCTGGAGATGCTATAACATTATTGCAAACGCTCACTGGTTCCACATTTGATAGCAGCCAACTTGTCTTGACTGCTTGCATGGGTTTCCTGACCATAACTGAAGATCGATTGCAAGAACTAAGGGAACAGCATAGGCCAGCTATAGTTGCAACAGTCGAGGAAAGAGCAAAAGGAGGTCGAGTTTTTAAAGACCCTAAAGGTCTTGCAACTAAGCTATACAGTTTCAAGCATAATCCTGAATCAatagtaaaagaaaacaagaacgAAGCTGGGCCAGGTGATAAGGTAGATGCGGGTGAAATATCCGGTCTAGATTCTGATGGTGCCAACTTGGATGAATTTCTGAAGGGCATAACTATTGATTCTGAAGTAGACTCTCTTCCAGATCTTCAGGAACAG GTGGTTTGGTTAAAGGTTGAGCTGTGTAGGTTGCTGGCCGAAAAGAGATCTGCTGTGCTCAG GGCCGAAGAATTAGAAGCTGCACTGATGGAGATGGTCACGGAAGATAATAGAAGAGAACTGAGCGCAAGG GTCGAGCAGTTGGAGCAAGAGGTTGTGGAACTCCGTCAGGCTCTGGCTGATAAGAAAGACGGGGAGAATGCAATGCTTCAG GTTTTGATCAAAGTGGAGCAAGAACAGAAGGAAACTGAAGATGCTCGACTCTTTGCAGAACAAGATGCTGCTGCTCAGAGACAGGCGGTGCAAGTTCTTCAG GAAAAGTATAACAAGGCCATGGCTTCCCTGGCTGAGATGGAGAAGCGGGCTGTTATGGCCGAATCAATGTTGGAAGCGACATTGAACTATGAATCTGGGCAAACTAAAGCAGCATCTTCCCCAAGGTGA